One Megalopta genalis isolate 19385.01 chromosome 5, iyMegGena1_principal, whole genome shotgun sequence DNA window includes the following coding sequences:
- the LOC117227053 gene encoding uncharacterized protein LOC117227053 isoform X1 produces MTTETHTVAMTDPQLSNNNNNNNDGEPKYLHKKFKKMATTEVAPKLEPKKDAAENDGPPEMLKKKDCAKESLKEPIKVETSPEPVDGEPTESRKSGYVCPYCRLSCAKPSVLQKHIRAHTNERPYPCVPCGFAFKTKSNLYKHCRSRAHALKMEGGDASKVSEDSDISLSDSASNGTGTPPPPPSSTPTTTVSNIKTIRTGKIYKPKFHTALQCVNNDAETSSLSSVSSSNSSSSTNAKPNPEQVQEHIDKIITDNQAIVDAVDPRLHKLMQRQQSLVDQPLNLSSVEESSRKRCYSESFVKDGKECSESSLIKDLLLKNSNQDGLDNENYLCPTCNISYSSIDNLETHRRYYCKGSSPLKECQLDDKSDFESKSSDYYNALQPLPSPGPLLGNTRLVDAYAPPAKKQRSESVPTTLRSLEELSKYPRPNSLQMFGGEVRILDNTGETKTMRIEPRQTNSPTSEHIVSSKCATSETASIVVRSGLHSGGTMVHKPPGTPTSTPSAMSLASTPQMLAPIIPNISAPNIAPSMSCYSYLEPHLNPLTSITAYNPLTLPQAGISSILHAGKVIPYVPGMPGPHTLAPAIDISSSIATGNPGYKVIPGLPGLHMVPQPLDLASPVKVQTPSVPGIPGPIGQPLDLASPAKEVKMGFKTPGSDQQITKTGFMSPKVPSKADPPATEKYRRVSGDTVKMELDRHIKNSAAMKYKEGSRREFYDRSPKADGKVFVYSNGVDVAASNSYSKSRYSPRESESRKRISAWNESEGSKTTPPPQAIPQAPPLENGRLKVNFNDSKTKTIDSYSTLNGADMKADTVAPMVVLTVDTSKTEGPVRVEVKDKSEARSPKNGDATNEEINSSKFLRPTSLPLKPGTFTPKKHHGITPTANTLPLISPETPRPKKSYGQLYLNGHAYTYLGLKCSTRVFYCTLNRPQPMYVTQQHGLSMYSNWKICKEAPPDVDMAHYDSRHRPLNYTTAWKKEEDILTHSSQRPTTPTNQDSGSDGDSQEKTKRVKIFDGGFESNEDYTYVRGRGEDCRGRYVCEECGIRCKKPSMLKKHIRTHTDVRPYTCKHCAFSFKTKGNLTKHMKSKAHYKKCVELGVVPVPTTVCDENIDKEAIARLAAGGNTEESSEEEEESDGEESEESGSEEQEAAQSLLSLSQRNANRLPGLLPSGRPTTYPYTLTFPTTSASTTISVSVSNTALSGPTVSSQGTTVVRNELPYRYYFPSSRAAEESRTTVIQSSKKETNEEVDEVDGDSRNSLPQPMDLTTKPTLQPLPSPIPQRAMPADILTPVSEPVLLQTIVQTMERLPIQGREWKQDAEGHMLQAYLTERHVMDSKIKQQYRVGTTKAEKQPRDFFRQLSSKSKGMESTNVLTVTYTDPSKMQHTIMDTRVKIVKHVDDVKMEIREKIYHNKEQGSHELMNSVSSKSCVEYGVPVINSCERLGESTNRSSPKSFALEANNRLLPISHMNNETDRSSVLKTINVNQEIRPSGHEVRPPSSDLRMQSQSPRNLDMRPPSRELRLQDYRGQLQELRPPSQDYKLCRSELRSPNREFKPLNQEMTPLGTPLATMDSRQDNRPPSRDMILLSDYRHPQTQESRVSFETIPLAMHEVPKLQEVSRTNIDMRNMERVELKHNEMTKQSIADSIKHTVARKMVVGGPGFRSPSPTAGNLKPQAEFLQPSSGPASNYVSYSVTEDGRSVCGICNKVFSKPSQLRLHINIHYFERPFRCESCAVSFRTKGHLTKHERSVSHHNKVSMTSTFGAATTSNPRPFKCTDCKIAFRIHGHLAKHLRSKMHIMKLECLGKLPFGTYAEMERSGVNLNDIDTTDCDNSLTSLQMLAQRLCEKDPSKIGQWDSEALPSQAISGGETSSDEGEPIPQHAMHPCPPKATTDADMSRSYHVPIANEDPKSDVLLGNPAQFTQLGCEYNAKERPMEPVFPMEDTRPDENTQPFKCQICTVSMRSMNEFQVHCFVEHNIESDSSTNIHRDKCTEKENTQQEPAGKEDHSRQKTDDT; encoded by the exons AGACTCACACTGTGGCGATGACAGATCCGCAGTTGtcgaataacaacaacaacaataacgatGGCGAGCCGAAGTACCTACACAAGAAGTTCAAGAAGATGGCGACGACCGAGGTCGCGCCTAAGTTGGAGCCAAAGAAGGACGCGGCCGAAAACGACGGTCCTCCAGAGATGCTCAAGAAGAAGGACTGCGCGAAGGAGTCGCTCAAGGAGCCGATCAAGGTCGAGACTTCTCCGGAACCAGTCGACGGAGAGCCGACCGAGTCCAGGAAGAGCGGCTACGTGTGTCCTTATTGCAGGCTCTCGTGCGCCAAGCCGAGTGTCCTGCAGAAGCACATCAGGGCGCACACGAACGAGAGACCGTACCCCTGCGTGCCGTGCGGCTTCGCTTTCAAGACCAAGTCGAACCTCTACAAACACTGTAGGTCCAGGGCTCACGCTTTGAAGATGGAGGGTGGCGACGCCAGCAAG GTCTCGGAGGACTCGGATATCAGCCTGTCCGACAGCGCGAGCAACGGCACGGGCACacccccgccgccgccgtcgtcgacgCCGACGACCACGGTGTCCAACATAAAGACAATCCGCACCGGGAAAATCTACAAGCCAAAATTCCACACCGCCCTGCAATGCGTGAACAATGACGCAGAAACGTCTTCCCTCTCCTCCGTCTCTTCCAGCAACAGTTCTTCCTCCACCAACGCGAAGCCCAATCCCGAACAAGTGCAGGAGCACATCGATAAGATTATCACCGATAACCAGGCGATCGTCGACGCGGTGGACCCGCGGCTGCACAAGCTGATGCAGAGGCAGCAGAGCCTCGTCGACCAACCGTTGAATCTGTCCTCCGTCGAGGAGTCTTCCAGGAAACGTTGCTACAGCGAGAGCTTCGTGAAAGATGGCAAAGAGTGTTCCGAGAGCTCGTTGATCAAGGATCTGCTGTTGAAAAATTCGAATCAGGACGGATTGGACAACGAGAACTATCTCTGCCCGACCTGCAACATCTCCTACTCCAGCATCGACAACCTGGAGACCCACCGCAGGTACTACTGCAAAGGCAGCAGTCCCCTGAAAGAGTGCCAACTGGATGACAAGTCCGACTTCGAATCAAAGTCTTCCGACTACTACAACGCCCTGCAGCCTCTACCCTCGCCAGGACCTCTGTTAGGCAACACGAGGCTAGTCGATGCCTACGCGCCGCCCGCGAAAAAGCAGAGGTCAGAGTCAGTGCCCACGACCCTACGATCCTTGGAGGAACTTAGTAAATACCCAAGACCGAACTCGCTGCAGATGTTCGGCGGGGAAGTCCGGATTCTGGACAACACCGGGGAGACAAAGACGATGAGGATCGAACCTAGACAGACCAACTCGCCGACCAGCGAGCACATAGTCAGCAGCAAGTGCGCCACTTCGGAGACAGCCTCGATTGTAGTCAGGTCTGGGCTCCATTCCGGTGGTACCATGGTGCACAAGCCTCCAGGCACGCCTACGAGTACACCTAGCGCGATGTCGTTGGCCAGCACTCCGCAGATGCTGGCGCCGATCATACCGAACATATCAGCCCCTAACATAGCGCCCAGCATGTCCTGCTACAGCTACCTGGAGCCGCATCTCAATCCTTTGACCAGTATCACTGCCTACAACCCGCTGACCCTACCGCAGGCTGGCATCTCGAGCATCCTGCACGCCGGTAAAGTGATCCCCTACGTACCCGGAATGCCCGGTCCGCACACCCTCGCACCCGCCATAGATATATCCTCTAGCATCGCCACAGGGAACCCAGGGTACAAGGTGATCCCAGGTCTGCCTGGCCTTCATATGGTCCCGCAGCCCCTGGATCTGGCTAGCCCTGTTAAGGTGCAGACCCCCAGTGTTCCTGGGATTCCTGGTCCGATAGGACAGCCTCTTGACCTAGCCAGCCCGGCTAAAGAAGTCAAGATGGGATTTAAAACGCCTGGAAGCGATCAGCAAATCACGAAGACCGGATTCATGAGCCCTAAAGTTCCTAGCAAGGCAGACCCCCCCGCGACAGAGAAATATAGGAGAGTGTCGGGAGACACGGTGAAGATGGAGCTCGACCGTCATATCAAGAATAGCGCGGCAATGAAGTATAAGGAGGGTTCTAGAAGAGAGTTCTATGACAGGAGTCCCAAGGCTGATGGAAAGGTGTTTGTTTATTCGAATGGCGTTGATGTCGCTGCCTCGAATTCGTATAGTAAGTCGCGATACTCGCCTAGGGAATCGGAGAGCAGGAAGAGGATTTCCGCGTGGAACGAATCGGAGGGTAGTAAAACCACGCCCCCGCCTCAGGCCATACCTCAGGCTCCGCCCCTTGAGAACGGTCGTCTCAAAGTCAACTTCAACGATAGTAAAACGAAAACTATAGATAGTTATAGTACACTGAATGGAGCAGACATGAAGGCCGATACCGTGGCACCCATGGTAGTTCTAACCGTGGATACTTCGAAGACAGAAGGACCAGTTAGAGTTGAAGTGAAAGACAAGTCTGAGGCCAGGTCTCCGAAAAATGGGGATGCTACTAACGAGGAAATCAATTCGAGTAAGTTTCTGAGGCCCACTTCGTTGCCTCTGAAGCCTGGTACCTTCACGCCTAAGAAACACCATGGTATCACCCCCACAGCGAACACGTTACCCCTCATTAGCCCCGAGACACCGAGGCCCAAGAAGTCCTATGGACAGCTTTATTTGAACGGACACGCTTATACATATCTGGGCTTGAAGTGCTCGACCAGGGTGTTTTATTGTACGCTAAATAGACCGCAGCCTATGTACGTCACCCAGCAGCATGGTTTGTCCATGTATTCTAACTGGAAAATATGCAAGGAGGCGCCACCTGACGTCGACATGGCACATTATGACTCCAGACACCGGCCCCTTAATTATACTACCGCGTGGAAAAAAGAGGAGGATATTTTAACGCATTCTTCGCAAAGACCTACTACGCCAACGAATCAGGATAGCGGGTCTGACGGTGATTCGCAAGAAAAGACTAAGAGAGTGAAGATTTTTGATGGAGGGTTCGAGAGCAATGAGGATTATACCTATGTCAGGGGCAGAGGTGAGGATT GTCGAGGTCGGTACGTTTGCGAGGAATGCGGCATCCGTTGCAAGAAGCCTTCCATGTTGAAGAAACATATCAGAACGCACACGGATGTGCGGCCGTACACGTGCAAGCACTGCGCTTTCAG TTTCAAAACCAAAGGCAACCTGACCAAACACATGAAGTCCAAGGCTCACTATAAGAAGTGCGTAGAGCTGGGCGTTGTACCAGTTCCAACTACAGTCTGCGATGAGAACATCGACAAGGAAGCCATCGCTAGACTAGCAGCAGGTGGCAACACCGAAGAGTCCtcggaggaagaagaagaaagcgATGGAGAGGAGAGTGAAGAATCTGGCAGCGAGGAGCAGGAAGCTGCTCAGAGTCTGCTGAGTCTCTCTCAGCGAAACGCTAATAGACTTCCAGGGCTCTTACCTTCAGGCAGGCCCACGACCTATCCATATACGCTGACCTTCCCAACAACCTCTGCGTCGACCACTATATCAGTCAGTGTCAGCAACACTGCTCTTAGTGGACCAACTGTCAGTAGCCAAGGCACCACTGTGGTCAGGAACGAGCTTCCATATCGTTATTACTTTCCCTCTAGCAGGGCTGCTGAGGAGTCGAGGACGACTGTAATTCAATCATCTAAAAAGGAGACCAATGAAGAAGTAGACGAGGTTGACGGCGATTCAAGAAATAGTTTGCCTCAACCTATGGATCTTACCACAAAACCAACTCTACAACCTCTGCCATCGCCTATTCCTCAAAGAGCCATGCCAGCAGACATTTTGACCCCAGTTTCTGAACCTGTTTTATTGCAGACCATAGTTCAAACCATGGAGAGGCTGCCAATACAGGGTAGGGAGTGGAAGCAGGATGCAGAAGGCCATATGTTGCAAGCCTACCTGACCGAGCGCCATGTGATGGATAGTAAAATCAAGCAGCAGTATCGAGTTGGTACTACGAAGGCCGAGAAGCAACCTAGGGACTTCTTCAGGCAGCTTTCATCGAAGTCAAAAGGCATGGAGTCTACCAATGTCCTCACTGTGACCTACACCGACCCTAGCAAAATGCAACATACAATTATGGACACTAGAGTGAAGATCGTGAAACATGTGGATGACGTCAAGATGGAAATCAGGGAGAAGATTTATCACAACAAGGAACAGGGGAGTCACGAGTTGATGAATTCTGTTAGCTCGAAGTCTTGTGTGGAGTATGGGGTGCCTGTGATTAACAGTTGTGAGAGGCTAGGCGAGTCCACTAACAGGAGCTCGCCTAAATCTTTTGCTTTGGAAGCTAACAACAGATTGCTGCCAATTTCTCATATGAATAATGAAACTGATAGAAGTTCAGTTCTAAAGACTATAAATGTTAACCAGGAGATCAGACCAAGTGGTCACGAAGTCAGGCCACCATCGTCAGATTTGAGAATGCAGAGCCAAAGCCCTAGAAACCTAGATATGAGGCCCCCAAGCAGAGAATTAAGATTGCAGGACTATAGAGGTCAGTTGCAGGAGCTGAGACCTCCAAGTCAAGACTATAAGCTATGCAGATCAGAGTTAAGGTCTCCTAATCGCGAGTTCAAGCCCTTAAATCAAGAGATGACACCATTGGGAACACCATTAGCTACCATGGACTCGAGGCAGGATAATAGACCCCCTAGTAGAGATATGATTTTGTTGTCGGATTACAGACATCCTCAGACGCAGGAGTCCAGGGTCAGCTTCGAAACCATACCTCTGGCTATGCATGAAGTACCTAAATTGCAGGAAGTGTCTAGGACTAATATTGATATGAGAAACATGGAGCGGGTTGAGTTGAAGCATAATGAGATGACAAAGCAGAGTATAGCTGATAGTATTAAGCATACTGTAGCGAGGAAAATGGTAGTCGGAGGGCCAGGATTCAGGTCACCGTCGCCCACTGCGGGAAATTTGAAACCACAGGCTGAGTTCTTGCAGCCTTCTAGCGGGCCTGCTTCGAATTATGTCAG TTACAGTGTGACCGAGGATGGAAGGAGCGTCTGCGGCATTTGTAACAAGGTGTTCAGCAAACCTAGTCAGTTACGATTGCATATCAACATTCACTACTTCGAGAGACCGTTTAGGTGCGAGAGCTGCGCGGTTTCTTTCCGAACCAAAGGTCACTTGACAAAGCACGAACGATCTGTTTCTCATCATAACAAG GTTAGTATGACTTCAACCTTCGGAGCAGCGACCACCAGCAATCCTAGGCCATTCAAGTGCACCGACTGCAAGATTGCATTCAGGATACACGGTCACTTGGCGAAGCACCTCCGAAGCAAAATGCATATTATGAAGTTAGAGTGTTTAGGGAAATTACCGTTTGGAACATATGCCGAGATGGAGAGGTCTGGCGTCAATTTGAACGACATTGATACTACTGACTGTGATAATAGTCTTACTAGTCTTCAG ATGCTGGCTCAAAGGCTCTGTGAGAAAGACCCCAGCAAAATCGGGCAATGGGATTCTGAAGCGCTTCCCAGCCAAGCTATAAGTGGAGGAGAGACCTCTTCAGACGAGGGTGAACCCATACCGCAACATGCAATGCACCCATGTCCTCCGAAAGCGACCACAGACGCAGACATGTCTCGATCATATCATGTGCCAATCGCTAACGAAGATCCAAAGTCTGATGTCCTCCTGGGGAATCCTGCTCAGTTTACGCAGCTGGGTTGCGAGTACAACGCAAAGGAAAGACCCATGGAACCTGTGTTCCCCATGGAAGACACCAGGCCGGATGAGAACACACAACCGTTCAAGTGCCAAATCTGCACAGTGTCCATGCGCAGCATGAACGAGTTCCAAGTGCACTGTTTCGTTGAACATAATATCGAATCGGACTCTAGTACAAATATACACAGGGACAAGTGTACGGAGAAGGAAAATACTCAGCAGGAGCCGGCAGGCAAGGAGGATCACAGTAGACAGAAAACTGACGACACGTAG